The genomic window TTGCCTCGCCTGACGGTCGCGCGCTTATCAACACCAATGCTCCGGCCTGGCTTGCCACCGCTGGTTCCGGCGACGTACTCGCCGGCATTATCGGCGGGTTGCTCGCCCAGGGGCTGCCCGCCTTCGAGGCCGCGGCCGCCGGCGTCTGGCTGCATGGAGAGGCCGCCCGTCGCGTCGGCAAGGGGCTGACGGCGGAAGAGCTTGCAGCCGAGGTATTGCCGTTTTAGCCTCGTGTCACTTATTTCTCCAGCGCCTGCTGCAGGGCGATCGCCCCATGTGGCGCGTTGACCTTGCCCTCATGGATCATGAAGGCGAAGACGTCGCGCGGTTCGGCCTTCACCTTGCGATCCCCGTCGATCAGCGGCAGGTCATCGGGGACCTTGCCTTCAGCCCAGGTCTCGAGCCGGTTTGCCCAAGCCTTCAGCTCCCTTTCGGGATAGCAGGTCGCAATTTCGTCCGATCCCTTCTGCAGCCTGGAATAGACGAAATCGGCCGTGACGTCGGCAATCATCGGATATTCGAAATGTTCGGCGCAGACCGGCGCCACGCCGTATTTCGCGAGCAGCGCGACGAACTCCGGCACCTTGAAGGAATCGTGCCGCACCTCGACCACATGGCGCAGCGCCAGCCCGTCCTGTTTTGCCGGCAGCAACTTCAGGAAGGCTTCGAAATCTTCCGCATCGAACTTCTTGGTCGGCGCGAACTGCCAAAGCAGCGGTCCAAGATGGGCGCCGAGTTCGCTGATGCCCGAGGTCAGGAACCGCTCCATCGATTCACCGGCCTCGGCGAGCACCCGGCGATTGGTGACGAAGCGCGTCGCCTTCAGCGAAAAGATGAAACCGTCGGGCACATCCGCCGCCCATTTCGCAAAGACCGCAGGCTTTTGCGTGCTGTAATAGGTGCCGTTGACCTCGATGACCTTCAACTGGCGGCTGGCATAATGCAGCTCGTCCTTCTGTTTCAGGTCGTCGGGAAAGAAATGCCCGCGCCAGGGCTCGAAGGTCCAGCCGCCGATGCCGGTGCGGATAGTGCCGGATTTCGTCATGTCGTCCTCCCTGTTGGCGGCCGTTCAGGCCACATCGATCTCTTTCGTCATGTCGACGAGCGTCCATCCTGGCCGATAAGGGTTCGGCCGGCGACCCGTTTCCTGAAATCCGAATGTGCGATAAAGCGCGATATTCCGTTCCATTCGGGCATTCGAATAGAGCCGGATTTCCGGCATGGCCCATTCCCGCGCCTTGCCCTCCAGCCAGCGCAGCATCGCAAGCCCATGTCCGGCCCCTTGAAAGGCCGGCGAGACCGCAATGCTGAACAGCATGAGGTGATCGGCGTGCCGCTCGACGACCAGAAGACCCACAATATCGCCGCCGATGTCACGCAGCCGAACCTCGCCGCGTTCGATCCGCAGCGCATGGTCCTCGGTCACCGGGATCGGCGGAGCGCCGAGAAGTTCGGTATAGGGCCGATAGGCGGCTGACGTCAGCGTCGCGATCATTTCCAGATCATCGGGCGACGCCAGCCTCATCGTCATTCCGCCGCGACCGCCTTCTTGGCCGGCCGCCGTTCCAGCAACTCCTTGAGGAACTGCCCGGTGTAGGAGCGCTTCTCCTTGACGATCGTCTCCGGCGTGCCGACAGCCACGATCTCGCCGCCGCCATCGCCGCCTTCGGGCCCGAAGTCGAGGATCCAGTCGGCCGTCTTGATGACTTCGAGATTATGCTCGATCACCACGACCGAATTGCCCTGGTTGACCAGTTCGTGCAGCATTTCGAGCAGCTTGGCGACGTCGTGGAAATGCAGGCCGGTCGTCGGTTCGTCGAGAATGTAGAGCGTGCGTCCCGTCGAGCGTTTCGACAGTTCCTTGGCGAGCTTGACGCGCTGCGCTTCGCCGCCCGAGAGTGTATTGGCCTGCTGGCCGACCTTGATATAGCCGAGACCGACATCTTTCAGCGATTGCAACTTGTCGCGCACGGCAGGCACCGCTGCGAAGAAGTCGACGCCTTCCTCCACCGTCATGTCGAGCACGTCGGCGATCGACTTCTGCTTGAAAGTGACGTCGAGAGTTTCCCTGTTATAGCGCTTGCCGTGGCAGACGTCGCAGGTGACGTAGACATCGGGCAGGAAATGCATCTCGATCTTGATGACGCCGTCGCCCTGGCAGGCCTCGCAGCGTCCGCCCTTGACGTTGAAGGAGAAACGGCCGGGCTGATAGCCGCGCGCCTTGGCTTCCGGCAGGCCGGCGAACCAGTCTCGGATCGGCGTGAAGGCACCGGTATAGGTCGCGGGGTTCGAGCGCGGCGTGCGGCCGATCGGCGACTGGTCGATATCGATCACCTTGTCGATATGCTCGAAACCGTCGATCCGGTCGTGGTCAGCAGGAATTTCACGCGCGCCCATCACACGGCGTGCCGCCGACTTATAAAGCGTCTCGATCAGGAAGGTGGATTTGCCGCCGCCGGAAACGCCGGTCACCGCCGTGAACACGCCGAGCGGAATCGAGGCCGTGACATTCTTCAGATTGTTGCCGCGCGCGCCGATCACCTTGATCTCGCGGCCCTTCTTCGGCTTACGGCGCTCATC from Rhizobium sp. Pop5 includes these protein-coding regions:
- a CDS encoding DUF72 domain-containing protein, which codes for MTKSGTIRTGIGGWTFEPWRGHFFPDDLKQKDELHYASRQLKVIEVNGTYYSTQKPAVFAKWAADVPDGFIFSLKATRFVTNRRVLAEAGESMERFLTSGISELGAHLGPLLWQFAPTKKFDAEDFEAFLKLLPAKQDGLALRHVVEVRHDSFKVPEFVALLAKYGVAPVCAEHFEYPMIADVTADFVYSRLQKGSDEIATCYPERELKAWANRLETWAEGKVPDDLPLIDGDRKVKAEPRDVFAFMIHEGKVNAPHGAIALQQALEK
- a CDS encoding N-acetyltransferase is translated as MTMRLASPDDLEMIATLTSAAYRPYTELLGAPPIPVTEDHALRIERGEVRLRDIGGDIVGLLVVERHADHLMLFSIAVSPAFQGAGHGLAMLRWLEGKAREWAMPEIRLYSNARMERNIALYRTFGFQETGRRPNPYRPGWTLVDMTKEIDVA